A genomic window from Chitinophaga pollutisoli includes:
- a CDS encoding DUF2911 domain-containing protein, producing the protein MKQLSAFLTAAAIGVMTVSAQAQVKLPAPSPTQTIKQDFALSAVEVTYSRPAMKGRTIMGDLVPWNKIWRMGANSATRIKFGEDVKLNGKAVPAGEYVIYGIPSRNGWEIIINKGLKNWGIDGYKQEEDVARFNVEAQELPFPIESFMITFENIRPDAMTMMILWEKFLLPIEITAEIDGKIMASIDEAMKTDKKPYFQAAMYYMESNRDINQAIKWMDQALADPANAKAFWMYYQKARMQAKAGDKAGAKATSAKSTELAKAANNADYVALNEKLIATL; encoded by the coding sequence ATGAAACAACTATCCGCGTTCCTCACCGCCGCAGCCATTGGCGTGATGACCGTTTCCGCCCAGGCGCAGGTGAAGCTCCCCGCTCCCAGCCCTACCCAGACTATCAAACAGGATTTCGCCCTGTCGGCCGTGGAAGTAACCTACTCCCGCCCCGCCATGAAAGGCCGCACCATCATGGGCGACCTCGTTCCCTGGAACAAAATCTGGCGCATGGGAGCCAACTCCGCTACCCGGATCAAATTCGGTGAAGATGTGAAGCTCAACGGCAAAGCCGTACCCGCGGGCGAATACGTGATTTATGGCATCCCCTCGCGGAACGGTTGGGAAATCATTATCAACAAAGGCCTGAAGAACTGGGGTATCGACGGTTACAAACAGGAAGAAGACGTAGCCCGCTTCAATGTAGAAGCCCAGGAGCTGCCCTTCCCCATCGAATCGTTCATGATCACGTTCGAGAATATCCGACCGGACGCCATGACCATGATGATCCTCTGGGAGAAATTCCTCCTGCCCATCGAAATCACCGCTGAAATCGACGGCAAGATCATGGCATCTATTGACGAAGCCATGAAGACGGACAAAAAGCCTTACTTCCAGGCGGCTATGTACTACATGGAATCCAACCGCGACATCAACCAGGCCATCAAATGGATGGACCAGGCCCTCGCTGACCCCGCCAACGCCAAAGCCTTCTGGATGTACTACCAGAAAGCCCGCATGCAGGCGAAAGCCGGAGACAAAGCCGGCGCCAAGGCCACTTCCGCCAAATCCACCGAGCTGGCGAAAGCTGCCAACAACGCCGACTACGTAGCGCTGAACGAAAAGCTGATCGCTACGCTGTAA
- a CDS encoding sodium:solute symporter has product MSYADWAVLGLTLTIIILYGVWKSRGQQNLDSYFLGNRSVPWYIVLLSIMGTQASAITFLSAPGQAYTDGMRFVQYYFGLPIAMVVISMVFVPIYHKLKVYTAYEYLENRFDLKTRTLTSFLFLLQRALSTGISIYAPSIILSSLLGWNIYYTNIFMGGLLIIYTMYGGTKAVSYTQSLQLGIIFAGMFLAGYMVVKLLPADIGFSDALHVSGKMGKLNVIVTDFDVKDRYNIWSGVIGGFFLALSYFGTDQSQVGRYLTARDLTESRMSLLMNGLVKVPMQFLIMLIGALVFVFYLYFRAPINFNEGLIRQVHTTEYAGQMQALEQRYDSLDGVKQLQVKALVTALDAKNEGAVRDAQAGLKVSEAAADKLRGEAKDIIKKANPAADTNDTNYIFLHFVVNNLPKGLVGLLIAIIFLASWGSIAAALNSLASTTMVDFYKRMYKPQASDDDYLRASKLWTLVWGVFSIAVALFASNLGSLIEAVNILGSLFYGTILGIFVVAFGMKKIRGNAVFWGALLAEVAVIAVFISDIVSFLWLNVIGCVLVMAFAAMLQPFLPSNTNEPA; this is encoded by the coding sequence ATGAGTTATGCCGACTGGGCTGTGCTGGGGCTCACACTCACCATTATCATTTTGTATGGTGTGTGGAAGAGCCGCGGACAGCAAAACCTCGACAGTTACTTCCTCGGAAACCGCTCCGTGCCCTGGTACATCGTGCTCCTGTCGATCATGGGCACCCAGGCCAGCGCCATCACCTTCCTGAGCGCCCCCGGCCAGGCGTACACCGACGGGATGCGGTTCGTGCAATACTACTTCGGATTGCCCATCGCCATGGTGGTCATCTCCATGGTATTCGTGCCCATCTACCACAAACTGAAAGTCTATACCGCTTACGAATACCTCGAAAACCGGTTCGATCTCAAAACGCGCACGCTCACGTCGTTCCTGTTTTTGCTGCAACGGGCCTTGTCGACGGGGATTTCCATCTACGCACCGAGTATCATTTTATCGTCCCTGCTGGGATGGAACATTTACTACACGAACATCTTCATGGGCGGGCTGCTCATCATTTACACCATGTATGGCGGCACGAAAGCGGTGTCGTACACGCAGTCGCTGCAACTGGGGATTATTTTCGCGGGGATGTTCCTGGCGGGGTATATGGTCGTGAAACTCCTGCCGGCCGACATCGGTTTCTCCGACGCTTTGCATGTTTCGGGGAAGATGGGCAAGCTGAACGTGATCGTGACGGATTTTGATGTGAAAGACCGCTACAATATCTGGAGCGGGGTGATCGGGGGCTTCTTTTTGGCGCTGTCGTACTTCGGGACGGACCAGAGCCAGGTGGGCCGTTACCTCACCGCCCGGGACCTTACCGAAAGCCGGATGAGCCTGCTGATGAACGGGTTGGTGAAAGTGCCCATGCAGTTCCTCATCATGCTGATCGGCGCGCTGGTATTTGTGTTCTATCTCTATTTCAGGGCGCCCATCAATTTCAACGAAGGCCTGATCCGGCAGGTGCATACCACGGAATATGCCGGGCAGATGCAGGCCCTGGAGCAGCGGTACGATTCGCTCGACGGCGTGAAGCAGCTCCAGGTGAAAGCCCTCGTGACGGCGCTCGACGCTAAAAACGAAGGAGCCGTCCGCGACGCGCAGGCTGGCCTGAAAGTTTCAGAAGCAGCCGCCGACAAACTCCGTGGCGAAGCCAAAGACATCATCAAAAAAGCCAATCCAGCGGCGGATACCAACGATACCAATTACATCTTCCTGCACTTCGTGGTGAACAACCTGCCGAAAGGGCTCGTGGGCCTGCTGATCGCCATTATCTTCCTCGCTTCCTGGGGCAGTATCGCGGCGGCGCTCAATTCCCTCGCATCTACCACGATGGTGGATTTCTACAAACGGATGTACAAACCGCAGGCGAGCGACGATGACTACCTGCGCGCCTCCAAGCTCTGGACCCTCGTGTGGGGCGTGTTTTCCATCGCCGTTGCGCTGTTCGCTTCCAACCTCGGCAGCCTCATCGAAGCCGTGAATATCCTGGGCTCGCTATTCTACGGCACCATCCTCGGGATCTTCGTGGTGGCGTTCGGGATGAAAAAGATCCGGGGCAACGCCGTGTTCTGGGGAGCCTTGCTGGCGGAAGTCGCCGTCATCGCAGTGTTCATCTCCGATATCGTCTCCTTCTTATGGCTCAACGTAATCGGGTGCGTGCTGGTGATGGCATTCGCCGCCATGTTGCAACCTTTCCTTCCTTCCAATACCAACGAACCCGCCTAA
- a CDS encoding PIG-L family deacetylase, producing the protein MLNIRTLTGLAAAFLLCFSGTRAQTSPAMHAADIQLQLQKLNTLGSVLYVAAHPDDENTRLLGFLAREGKYRTGYLSLTRGDGGQNLIGNEQAELLGLIRTQELMAARRIDGAEQFFTRANDFGFSKNPEETFTIWDRKKILGDVVWVIRKFRPDVIICRFPADSRAGHGHHTASAMLAAEAFKAAADPKQYPEQLKSVEVWQAKRLLWNTFNFGSNNTISEDQFKMQVGAYNALLGKGYGEIAAESRSQHKSQGFGVASGRGAATEYFQTILGDAPTKDLMDGINTTWNRVPGSNAVAQQIGDVIKAYKAEAPSASVPALLAVRKNLLALPDSYWKAQKLKETEKLIIACSGLWAEAFSSAAEVVPGGPMKSQLQIINRSNVPVRLEKVTYNGTENTSLARDLAFNEFNTIPADFNIPDQTPGSQPYWLQDPHPLGAYVIRDNNMVGYPENIPSLTATFFLRFGDQTIPLQRPFIYKFTDPVKGEVYSPLVIAPPVVAHLQNQVYIYTQAEPQAVPVKIRAMQPGVSGKVKLRLPQGFTADQPAIAFSLKEKGDETEVVFQVKPLKVNGRQLTDTMSVAVEFNGKEYTNSMTVIAYDHIPAITLFPPAEARLVTLNLQYNGRNIGYIPGAGDKVAESLQQVGYTVTILGEKEIMQGDLSSYDAIITGVRAYNTQDRLRYWQPRLLEYVKNGGTLLVQYNTNGSLVSQQLGPFPFTLSRDRVTDETAAVTFRTPQDKVMTYPNALTTADFNGWVQERGLYFPANADAQYVQPFAMKDPGEKEITGSTLVARYGKGKYVYTGLSFFRQLPAGIPGAYRLFVNLIAKQD; encoded by the coding sequence ATGTTGAACATCCGAACCCTTACGGGATTGGCTGCCGCCTTTCTGCTGTGCTTTTCCGGCACCAGGGCGCAGACGTCTCCGGCGATGCATGCGGCCGATATCCAGCTGCAGCTGCAGAAACTGAACACGCTCGGCAGCGTTTTGTACGTAGCCGCGCATCCTGACGACGAAAACACGCGGCTGCTGGGATTCCTGGCCCGCGAAGGTAAATACCGCACCGGCTACCTGTCGCTCACCCGCGGCGACGGCGGGCAGAACCTCATCGGCAACGAACAGGCCGAACTGCTGGGGCTCATCCGCACGCAGGAACTCATGGCTGCACGCCGGATCGACGGAGCGGAGCAATTCTTCACCCGCGCCAACGACTTCGGTTTCTCCAAGAACCCGGAAGAAACCTTCACCATCTGGGACCGCAAGAAAATACTGGGCGACGTGGTGTGGGTGATCCGCAAATTCAGGCCCGACGTGATCATCTGCCGCTTCCCGGCGGATAGCCGCGCGGGACACGGCCATCACACCGCTTCGGCCATGCTCGCTGCGGAAGCGTTTAAAGCCGCCGCCGATCCGAAACAATATCCCGAACAGCTGAAATCCGTGGAAGTGTGGCAGGCGAAAAGGCTGCTGTGGAACACGTTCAATTTCGGCAGCAACAATACCATTTCCGAAGACCAGTTCAAGATGCAGGTAGGCGCTTACAACGCGCTCCTGGGCAAGGGTTACGGCGAAATCGCCGCCGAAAGCCGCAGCCAGCACAAGAGCCAGGGATTCGGCGTGGCCTCCGGCCGCGGAGCGGCTACCGAATACTTCCAGACGATCCTGGGGGATGCGCCCACAAAAGACCTTATGGACGGCATCAATACCACCTGGAACCGGGTGCCGGGCAGCAATGCCGTGGCGCAGCAGATCGGGGATGTGATCAAAGCGTACAAGGCCGAAGCGCCTTCCGCCAGCGTGCCCGCACTGCTGGCCGTACGTAAAAACCTGCTCGCGCTGCCCGACAGCTACTGGAAAGCGCAAAAGCTGAAAGAAACGGAAAAACTCATCATCGCCTGCTCCGGCCTCTGGGCCGAAGCTTTCTCCTCCGCCGCCGAAGTAGTGCCCGGAGGCCCGATGAAAAGCCAGCTCCAGATCATCAACCGCAGCAACGTGCCCGTACGCCTCGAAAAAGTGACGTACAACGGCACCGAAAATACTTCCCTGGCCAGGGATCTCGCCTTCAACGAATTCAATACCATTCCCGCCGATTTCAACATCCCGGACCAAACGCCCGGCTCGCAGCCTTACTGGCTGCAAGACCCGCATCCGCTCGGCGCTTATGTGATCCGCGATAATAATATGGTCGGGTACCCGGAAAATATCCCTTCCCTGACGGCCACGTTCTTCCTCCGCTTCGGGGATCAGACGATCCCTCTGCAAAGGCCCTTCATCTACAAATTCACCGACCCCGTGAAAGGGGAAGTGTATAGCCCGCTCGTGATCGCGCCGCCCGTGGTAGCGCATCTCCAGAACCAGGTCTACATCTACACCCAGGCCGAGCCGCAGGCGGTGCCCGTGAAGATCCGCGCCATGCAGCCCGGCGTGAGCGGGAAAGTGAAGCTGCGCCTGCCGCAGGGTTTCACCGCCGATCAACCCGCCATTGCTTTCTCTCTGAAAGAAAAAGGTGACGAGACGGAAGTGGTATTCCAGGTGAAACCCCTGAAAGTCAACGGCCGCCAGCTCACCGATACCATGAGCGTAGCTGTGGAATTCAACGGGAAGGAATACACGAATAGCATGACCGTCATCGCTTACGACCACATCCCCGCCATCACGCTCTTTCCGCCCGCGGAAGCGCGGCTGGTGACGCTCAACCTGCAATACAACGGCCGCAACATCGGGTACATCCCCGGCGCGGGCGACAAAGTAGCCGAAAGCCTGCAACAGGTGGGGTATACGGTGACCATTCTTGGAGAAAAAGAAATTATGCAGGGCGACCTCTCGTCCTACGACGCCATCATCACCGGCGTGCGCGCCTACAACACGCAGGACCGCCTCCGCTACTGGCAGCCCCGCCTGCTGGAGTACGTGAAAAACGGCGGAACACTGCTCGTGCAATACAATACCAACGGCAGCCTCGTGAGCCAGCAGCTCGGCCCGTTCCCCTTCACCCTCTCCCGCGACCGCGTGACCGACGAAACCGCCGCCGTTACCTTCCGCACGCCGCAGGACAAGGTGATGACTTATCCCAACGCCCTCACCACCGCCGATTTCAACGGATGGGTGCAGGAGCGGGGATTGTATTTCCCGGCCAACGCCGACGCGCAATATGTGCAACCCTTCGCTATGAAGGACCCCGGGGAGAAAGAGATTACCGGCTCCACACTGGTGGCCCGTTACGGGAAAGGCAAGTATGTATACACCGGCCTGTCGTTTTTCCGGCAGCTGCCGGCGGGCATTCCGGGCGCTTATCGTTTATTTGTGAACCTGATCGCTAAACAGGATTGA
- a CDS encoding serine hydrolase domain-containing protein, with translation MKRSLLTALLVFHALAAFCQQTSNPMKTPLDRKVDSLVRAAYARGECVGLMIGVIDGDKTYTYAYGETAIGDNTLPGTSTVFQIGSVTKTFTGILLAAQISSGQVKADDPISKYVPDTVSLKWYDNQPITLAMLSNHTSAIPRWEPIMTYPGFSVAQPYRHFGEAQLFHFLNHYQPAYKPGVKYAYSNLGAGLLGELLARNARTSYKDLLFRQIFRPLGMNNTWLTESPQVPAQMAQGYNARRNPEQPWVMSAVSGAGGIQSTLHDMLLFARANIRPGKGALGAAIRLSHRETFRDASARMGLGWHIVEGPGHTVLFHNGQTGGYHSHLSIETAGQKAVVILSNLAADNKIGWPLQGYLMLRGGEGK, from the coding sequence ATGAAACGTTCCCTGCTGACGGCCCTGCTCGTCTTTCACGCCCTGGCTGCCTTCTGCCAGCAGACCAGCAACCCGATGAAAACACCGCTTGACCGCAAGGTGGATTCGCTCGTACGCGCGGCATATGCCCGTGGCGAATGCGTAGGGCTGATGATCGGGGTGATAGACGGCGACAAGACATATACTTACGCATACGGTGAAACGGCCATAGGCGACAACACACTGCCCGGAACCAGTACGGTCTTCCAGATCGGATCGGTCACCAAAACGTTTACCGGTATATTGCTGGCCGCGCAAATCAGCAGCGGGCAAGTAAAAGCGGACGATCCCATTTCAAAGTACGTTCCGGATACGGTATCGCTCAAATGGTATGATAACCAACCCATCACCCTGGCCATGCTGAGCAACCACACTTCGGCCATTCCCCGCTGGGAGCCGATTATGACATATCCGGGGTTCTCGGTAGCGCAGCCCTACAGGCATTTCGGGGAAGCGCAGCTTTTCCATTTCCTCAACCACTACCAACCTGCTTACAAGCCCGGGGTAAAATATGCCTATTCAAACCTCGGTGCGGGACTACTGGGCGAATTGCTCGCCCGAAATGCCCGTACTTCATACAAAGACCTGCTCTTCCGGCAAATTTTCCGTCCACTGGGCATGAACAACACCTGGCTCACGGAGTCTCCGCAAGTGCCTGCGCAAATGGCGCAAGGCTACAATGCGCGCCGAAACCCGGAACAACCCTGGGTCATGTCGGCCGTATCGGGTGCAGGAGGGATACAATCAACCCTGCACGACATGCTCCTTTTCGCCCGGGCCAACATTCGTCCGGGTAAGGGCGCCCTGGGCGCAGCCATCCGCCTGAGCCACCGGGAAACCTTCCGCGATGCATCCGCGCGTATGGGGCTGGGCTGGCACATCGTTGAAGGGCCGGGGCATACCGTGCTGTTCCACAATGGGCAAACAGGCGGGTATCATTCGCACCTGAGCATTGAAACGGCTGGACAGAAAGCGGTGGTGATCCTGTCGAACCTGGCTGCCGACAACAAGATTGGCTGGCCGCTACAGGGTTATCTCATGCTCCGGGGCGGCGAAGGTAAATAA
- a CDS encoding DMT family protein: MRTIILLLISNVFMTFAWYGHLKNTNVPLWKVVLVSWGIAFFEYCFMVPANRLGYLEGFNGFQLKMVQEVITLTVFCVFAVLFLKEPLRWNYLISFSLLLGAVYFMFKK; this comes from the coding sequence ATGCGTACAATCATCCTGCTGCTGATCTCCAATGTTTTCATGACGTTCGCCTGGTACGGCCACCTCAAGAACACGAACGTGCCGCTGTGGAAGGTGGTGCTCGTGAGCTGGGGGATCGCTTTTTTCGAGTACTGCTTCATGGTGCCCGCCAACCGGCTCGGGTATCTCGAGGGCTTTAACGGTTTTCAGCTGAAAATGGTGCAGGAAGTCATTACGCTGACGGTATTCTGCGTTTTTGCCGTGTTGTTCCTGAAAGAGCCCCTCCGCTGGAATTACCTCATTTCCTTCTCGCTGCTCCTCGGCGCCGTGTACTTCATGTTCAAAAAATAA
- a CDS encoding aspartate carbamoyltransferase catalytic subunit: MHLRMSLSVKHLLGIRDLTRQDIELVFQTADQFKEVLQRPIKKVPTLRDTTIVNVFFENSTRTRLSFELAEKRLGADVMNFSASGSSVSKGETLIDTVNNILSMKVDMVVMRHSATGAPHFLAKHINVPIVNAGDGINEHPTQALLDAFSIREKLGSVEGKKIAICGDIMHSRVALSNIYCLKKLGAEVTVVGPPTLIPKHIAKALDVNVSYDIKETLKWADVANVLRIQLERQNMPLFSTLREYSLAYGVNRKLLDSLGKEIVIMHPGPINRGVELSSDVADSGQSIILDQVENGVATRMAVLYLLARKEN; encoded by the coding sequence TTGCACCTTAGAATGTCACTGTCTGTTAAACATCTGCTGGGTATACGTGACCTGACGCGTCAGGATATAGAACTCGTCTTTCAAACGGCTGATCAATTCAAGGAAGTATTGCAGCGCCCGATCAAGAAAGTGCCCACTTTACGGGATACCACCATCGTCAATGTATTTTTCGAGAACTCAACACGCACGCGGCTCTCTTTTGAGCTGGCGGAGAAGCGCCTTGGCGCCGACGTGATGAATTTCTCGGCTTCCGGATCGTCTGTTTCCAAAGGCGAAACCCTCATCGATACTGTCAACAACATCCTGTCCATGAAAGTGGATATGGTGGTGATGCGGCACTCGGCCACGGGGGCGCCCCACTTCCTCGCCAAGCACATCAACGTACCCATCGTCAACGCCGGAGACGGCATCAACGAACACCCCACGCAAGCCCTGCTCGACGCGTTTTCCATCCGGGAGAAGCTTGGTAGCGTAGAAGGCAAGAAAATCGCCATCTGCGGCGATATCATGCACTCCCGCGTGGCGCTTTCCAACATTTACTGCCTGAAGAAACTGGGCGCGGAGGTAACCGTTGTAGGTCCGCCCACGCTCATTCCCAAGCACATCGCCAAAGCGCTCGACGTGAACGTTTCCTACGATATTAAGGAAACGCTCAAATGGGCGGACGTGGCCAACGTGCTCCGCATCCAGCTGGAACGCCAAAACATGCCGCTTTTCTCGACCCTGCGGGAATATTCCCTCGCCTACGGCGTCAACCGCAAGCTGCTGGACAGCCTGGGCAAGGAGATTGTGATCATGCACCCCGGGCCCATCAACCGCGGCGTGGAACTCAGTTCCGATGTGGCGGATTCGGGGCAAAGCATCATCCTCGACCAGGTAGAAAACGGTGTGGCGACGCGCATGGCGGTATTGTACCTGCTCGCCCGAAAAGAGAATTGA
- the pyrR gene encoding bifunctional pyr operon transcriptional regulator/uracil phosphoribosyltransferase PyrR, which produces MKSILTDRQLAITIERLSHQLVENHLDFHDTVVIGLQPRGIFLSDRIYRHLQALVPSANIPYGKLDITFYRDDYKSGNLHVPNETDIAFSIDDKKVILIDDVLYTGRTIRSAMDAMLDFGRPAKVELCVLVDRRFSRELPIQPDYTGRTIDAIITERVKVLWNERDGKDEVVLIA; this is translated from the coding sequence TTGAAATCAATTCTGACAGACCGGCAACTGGCGATCACGATCGAAAGGCTGAGCCACCAATTGGTGGAGAACCATCTCGACTTCCACGATACCGTGGTGATAGGGCTTCAGCCCAGGGGCATCTTTTTGTCGGACCGCATCTACCGTCATTTACAGGCGCTGGTGCCCTCCGCCAATATCCCCTACGGCAAGCTGGACATCACTTTTTACCGCGACGACTACAAGAGCGGCAACCTGCATGTTCCCAACGAAACCGATATCGCATTTTCCATCGACGATAAAAAAGTGATCCTTATCGACGATGTGCTGTATACTGGCCGTACGATCCGTTCGGCGATGGACGCCATGTTGGATTTCGGCCGTCCGGCGAAGGTGGAACTGTGCGTGCTGGTAGACCGCCGGTTTAGCCGTGAGCTGCCGATACAGCCTGATTATACGGGCCGCACGATCGACGCGATTATCACCGAGCGCGTAAAAGTTTTGTGGAACGAACGCGATGGTAAAGACGAAGTTGTGCTGATAGCATAA
- a CDS encoding peroxiredoxin, which yields MKILKTMLITLSLFGLFSDTSGQIKTGETVPDFSLQDQDNHTFRLSEALAKGPVVVYFYPKDDTPGCTKEACSFRDSFAAFTDAGAQVIGISSDDVASHKKFALKHNLPFTLLADEKNEVRKLFGVPKTMMLPGRVTYVLDRKGTIVHQFNSMTQATQHVEEALAAIRKL from the coding sequence ATGAAAATCTTAAAAACCATGCTCATTACCTTGTCGCTGTTCGGCCTCTTTTCCGATACCTCGGGCCAGATCAAAACGGGCGAAACCGTGCCCGACTTCTCCCTGCAGGATCAGGACAACCACACCTTCCGCCTGTCCGAAGCCCTGGCCAAAGGCCCGGTGGTGGTGTATTTCTATCCGAAAGACGATACGCCGGGCTGTACCAAGGAGGCCTGCTCCTTCCGCGACAGCTTCGCCGCCTTTACCGACGCCGGCGCGCAGGTAATCGGCATCAGCTCCGACGATGTGGCTTCCCACAAGAAATTCGCCCTGAAACATAACCTCCCCTTCACGCTGCTGGCCGACGAAAAAAACGAGGTCCGCAAGTTGTTCGGTGTACCCAAAACCATGATGCTCCCCGGCCGTGTTACATATGTACTCGACCGTAAGGGAACCATCGTGCACCAGTTCAACTCCATGACGCAGGCTACCCAGCACGTGGAAGAAGCCCTGGCGGCGATAAGGAAACTGTAA
- the pruA gene encoding L-glutamate gamma-semialdehyde dehydrogenase, translated as MHNAYFDFAAPTNEPVLSYGPGTPEKAALKKQLAAFKAVEMDIPMYIGGQEVRTGKTVDIRPPHEIKHKLGHFHAGDASHVKDAIAAALAARQQWADTPWEQRAAIFLKAAELLATKYRAHTNAATMLGQSKNAYQAEIDSACELIDFLRFNVHFLSEIYRQQPISSPGVHNRLEYRPLEGFVLAVTPFNFSAIGGNLPTSAAMCGNVVVWKPANTAVYHASFFMKVLIEAGLPAGVINLVYADGPTIGDVCFAHPDFAGIHFTGSTGVFQTMWKTIGNNISKYKTYPRIVGETGGKDFVLAHKSADPDAVVTGLARGAFEFQGQKCSAASRAYLPSNIAEEIKTKLAAELKTMKMGTTEDFTNFINAVIDERSFDKIAAYIENAKKDPKAKIIAGGNYAKTEGYFIEPTVIETTDPKYVTMCEEIFGPVLTIYTYDADKFEEAIELVNGTSEYALTGAVFAQDRYALDLATQKLVNAAGNFYLNDKPTGAVVGQQPFGGARASGTNDKAGSMLNLYRWLSARTVKETLVSPTDYRYPFIKEA; from the coding sequence ATGCACAATGCTTATTTTGACTTTGCAGCACCAACCAACGAGCCGGTTCTATCTTACGGTCCCGGCACCCCCGAGAAAGCAGCATTGAAAAAACAGCTGGCCGCGTTCAAGGCCGTTGAGATGGACATTCCCATGTACATCGGCGGCCAGGAAGTCCGCACCGGTAAAACGGTGGATATTCGTCCTCCACACGAAATCAAGCATAAACTGGGGCACTTCCATGCGGGAGACGCCAGCCATGTGAAAGACGCTATCGCCGCTGCGCTCGCAGCGCGCCAGCAATGGGCGGATACGCCCTGGGAACAACGCGCGGCCATCTTCCTGAAAGCGGCCGAGCTGCTCGCCACCAAGTACCGCGCGCATACCAACGCCGCTACCATGCTGGGGCAGAGCAAGAACGCCTACCAGGCAGAGATCGACTCCGCATGCGAGCTGATCGACTTCCTCCGCTTCAACGTGCATTTCCTTTCCGAAATCTACCGCCAGCAGCCCATCAGCTCGCCCGGCGTTCATAACAGGCTGGAGTATCGCCCGCTCGAAGGATTCGTGCTCGCGGTAACGCCTTTCAACTTCTCCGCCATCGGCGGCAACCTGCCTACTTCCGCCGCCATGTGCGGTAACGTAGTGGTTTGGAAGCCCGCCAATACCGCGGTATACCACGCCAGCTTCTTCATGAAAGTGCTCATCGAAGCCGGCCTGCCCGCAGGCGTGATCAACCTGGTATATGCCGACGGCCCCACCATCGGAGACGTATGCTTCGCGCATCCCGATTTCGCAGGTATCCACTTCACCGGTTCCACCGGCGTTTTCCAGACCATGTGGAAAACCATCGGCAACAACATTTCCAAATACAAAACCTATCCCCGCATCGTGGGCGAAACCGGCGGCAAGGACTTTGTGCTTGCGCATAAATCCGCCGATCCCGACGCAGTGGTAACAGGCCTTGCCCGCGGCGCTTTCGAGTTCCAGGGCCAGAAATGTTCCGCAGCTTCCCGCGCTTACCTCCCCAGCAATATCGCCGAAGAGATCAAGACGAAGCTGGCTGCCGAGCTGAAGACCATGAAAATGGGCACCACCGAAGATTTCACCAACTTCATCAACGCCGTGATCGACGAGCGCTCGTTCGACAAGATCGCAGCGTATATCGAGAACGCGAAGAAGGATCCCAAGGCGAAAATCATCGCCGGCGGCAACTACGCGAAAACGGAAGGTTACTTCATCGAGCCCACCGTCATCGAAACCACCGATCCGAAGTACGTGACCATGTGCGAAGAGATCTTCGGGCCTGTGCTCACCATCTACACATACGACGCGGATAAATTTGAAGAAGCCATCGAACTGGTGAACGGTACCAGCGAATACGCCCTCACCGGCGCCGTTTTCGCGCAGGACCGCTACGCGCTCGACCTCGCCACCCAAAAACTGGTGAACGCGGCAGGTAACTTCTACCTCAACGATAAGCCCACCGGCGCGGTAGTAGGGCAGCAGCCCTTCGGCGGCGCCCGCGCTTCCGGCACCAACGACAAGGCCGGCTCCATGCTGAACCTGTATCGCTGGCTCAGCGCCCGCACCGTGAAAGAAACCCTCGTTTCCCCCACGGATTATCGTTATCCCTTCATCAAAGAAGCATAA